The Pygocentrus nattereri isolate fPygNat1 chromosome 12, fPygNat1.pri, whole genome shotgun sequence genome includes the window TGGACGATTTTTACGCCAAACACGTGATCAATTCAATCATTTTATTTGGCCAGTCTGTTACAGTTTAATGATGTAAATAACATGAGTCACTGGGGTTTATTGAAATTTACCCTGCACTGAAAAAGGCTCATCTTTTTGTGTCATGTGGTTACACacaaagaaaatcaacacaGTTGCTTTTCTGAAAGAGGTTTAATTATTACTGCAATCAtgtcatacattttatttaagtgCAACCACTTGACACATTTTAATAGTGTAAGTTCACAGAGACTCTTTTTTCAGTGTGCAAAGTGTGAGCTTCAGTATAAAAAAAGGCAATAAAAGTCAGCCAAAAATCATTAACCACCTAATTTGGctgcaaaaaaatctgaatcgCCTCTAAAAATTCATAATTGGTGAATCactaacataaacagaaatgtggaaaataCATGTGCATTTAGAGTGTATTACACTGAAACAGGGATGTTAGACCTTGAGAGCCATCATATCTCTTTTAAACTCCTCTTCATACATTCTGGCAAGCACAAAAGGTGAGACGTTCTCCTGTGAGACAAAACAAGAACCATTTTGCTTTAGTACAACAAAGCAGACATTTCACTGTCTGAAGACACAAAACATCAGCCGAAACGCACTTACCTCAAGGCCCCTTTGTATGATCTTGTCATCGATGTCCGTGATGACCATGACATGAGTTACGTTTATTCCGAACAGCCTGGTCAGAATCCTTTGCAGAATGTCAAATCTGACATAGGAgcttgaaaagaaaagagatcAGGCAAGAACATTGGCTGACTGACAACAGCTGTCAAAGTCCCATGTATATGTGGGCATGTGCCCAACTGAATGAGCGGTTAAGCAGACACTCAGGCCAAAAAGACAAATCCATGTCtgagatgtacacaaagtcattcaaagtggttgcagtgaaatgctctgttctagagaaacgtgctgagtcagaatcgttcggtggtggtgacaggaaccagagtttaatgcctctgaaacctcctttacagaaagttattacatgctTATATACATGCTGCTTGATACCTGACACGTAGTTTTATGATAAGGTTTTGgctttaaatgtatgtaaagccatttattttaatccattcattgtGGAAGGGTATGCGTAAGGCAAAACCGTCCCCAAAGAGGACAAAAATGTTTGTGCTTCACTGCATTCAGATTTATTTTAGCAGCATCGATACATACAATTCACATAAAAGCAGAGAAGACACGTGTTacttcactgatggttttgcagaataaataaaatgtttatatttgtgttgtagacatggcctCTGGTTCCTTTCAACACCACTGCGAAGAAAACAGTCCCTACGTTTCTCAacaacaaaccatttcacatcaaaccctgAATAACATCTCAAGGACCCAATTATTccgaaattttgaaaaactggtgccATTCCCCTTTAAACGCTGGTCCAGAAAGCCCCTTAAAGTCGTGTTAAACAGTTCagaaaacaataatattaactGTCAGTGATCTTCTGAACTAGTAATGCATCTCAACTGACTCTCAGGACTTACCACGCATGGCCAAGGTGGGCATGGTCATAAACTGTGGGTCCACAGCTGTACCTACACAGACAACAACACTGATATAAGGACTATTTCAGCGTTTTCAAGTACACCACTTCAACCTGAGGGTGTCTTACCAGGTTGCTACTCCTTCTTTAGCCAAAACCAAAGGCTCCTTCTGTCTGGTGAGGCTGTTGTATGTCTTTAAGCCGGTGTCACGACCTGCTGGTTTGATCCATTTGCTCCCTGATTCAGAGCACACTGCTCGAGTTGAAACCAACGAGGCTGCATTTCTGACTAGTGTCAAAAAGGGCCTCATCGTTACCGAAATGTCGCTGTGATGAAGCAGAgcatttgtgttgtgttgtctaCATCACTTCGAAACGGTTGACTAGGCTAGGTTGGCTGAAGAGTGAAAGTCCTCTTCATTTCCTCGTTTGCTATCAAAGTTTAGCACCTGTCCTCTACTGTAAAAGACTCGTGAACATATAACGCCAAAACCAGCGCAGGTACAGTCACTAAGAGCCTTGTTTCTAAGCCAAGTACTTCGCCTCTGTGTCTGttactgacattttcaaaatggccACATTCCGTAAAGCTTGCCGGAGTTAAAAGGCTGTGTCTCAAATGGCACCTTGTCTAGGGCACTAGAAGTCATTAAACGATGGATTCTACAGCCAAATCGTGCTTTATGTTGGCTAGAAATCCATTTATATTCAGATATAAACTCCACGTCCCCTATATTTAATATCTAGTGTATAATTTGGGTGCAGTAGCCTTAGTTTCAGATCacacatagtgcactatataggggGCAGTGGAGCTAAGTGGGATTGAGGACACAGCGGAACGATAAAGCGCTTCTCCCTTTAATTCTCAGTGATATTCTCAGTGATAGTGACATAAAGTCGGGTTTGGCATTTTTCTTTAAGTCCCATTAAAAACCATTAATTTCCAACACACGAGTACTGCATTTCGCCTTCTTGTGGGTTTGTTTCACCGGGTTGCCAGGTTGCTTCTACAGTTTCCAAACAAACAACTGTCTGCGCTCAAAATTTCCGCTAAAATACtaagtaatatattttttaaaccgGTTGTACGTCACTAATAAACTGCTGGGTACGTTAACCAATGATCTTGCCTTCGAAAGTGTGCAGGCTGTCTGTTTACTAGGGAAGATGTAGATGTGGGGTTATTTGGAAAATAACTCCtagttattattttaatttgttagctcatttgtttaaattcacaaagtaaaaattataaagCCAGAGCAATCCTTCCAGCTttccaaaacttttttttcttgtttgccTCTCGCAGAGGCATGGAAAGAATTAATACATCAACATTactgcaaaaacattttggagattttgaaATGATAAAACATGCTTTCTAAATTCTGGAGTGTTTCtccttttttaatttgattatatttaatcatgtgtttgttgcttttttgtttgttgtcctCGTTACTTTAATATCTTGTTGCCAGTTTGTAAAGTTGTGCTGATCTACTGTGATCCCCGTGATTTCCgtgatttaaaaaattaaacatttgctgttttattcagaaatgcagtttattaagTAACGTTAACATTACTGCTTTCTTTTGTACAAGCCAGCCCAAGTGTTCTCCACCTGCCAAACAACGTGTCCTCCCACTGTATCCTACTAAAAATCTGCGCAATTTGGCGGTACATTGCACAAACTGGCAACGCAGGACAGGGGCGCTAGTGGGTGACGTAGCCCAACGCCCCGCCTGCTCGAACGTGATTGGCTGGCTGTACATGACACGAAACGCTTACGAGgctgctgcagttacattcacAGACGGCGCTGATCGTAACCCAGTAAAGCAAACAGACGCAGGTCAGCGTTGGGGAAATTCACCGCTCATCTCCATCATGTCTCTGCAAACTAACCACGTTACGATGCCGTTTCCCCCACAGACTCGACCCCAGCGCCGCTGCCAATTCCCAAACCTACTCTCTGTCACAGGTGTCGTGACACGTGGGCGAAAGCGGCTCAGCCCCGGCGGCGCGGATCAAGCCCCGAAAACCAGAAACTGGACGAATCTGAAAGTATTTAGATGAATAAAAACACACGAGAATATGCGCCCCAGGCTACCAATCACTCTGACTAGCCACAAACAGCCGGGGAGTGATCGTCCTACGCTGGCGCATGCGCAGTAGCGCAGCCAGACTGTTCCCCAAGTGTTTGAAACTACCCGGAGGATCTGATCTCCACGCTGGAGCGAGTAATGCGACATAAGGGACGTTTTCGCCACATAACGGACAGCGATCAGCGTCTTTTACGCCACTTTTCCTCTTCGCCGGGCGCACTTCTCGGAGCCCCTTTAATAAAGCACCTTTGCCTTTTGCCTCATAGTAGTTGTGTCGGGTGGTCTCTCAGCAGCAGCGGGTGCCGTACGATCATCTCTACTCGGACAGAtcaaatgcattttgttttgtcgACGAGCGGACTCATCCCGGGCATCTGAAGCACCAGCCGACTCGGAGCCGAAATGCTGAACACGGCCAGCTGGGACCCGCTACACGTCGCCAACTATGTGACTGAATATCTGGACTTGGTTGAATCGCTGCCGTTCGACCTACAAAGAAATGTGTCTCTCATGAGGGAAATCGACTCCAAATACCAAGGTAAAGGTCTCCTTCGGTCGATAATCTGCTCCTCTAGCCGTGGAAGCGGGTTGTTTTGTTAAGGACAGCTCgctgtgctttttattttgaGGGGGTCGAGCTGCGGTGTGGACACAATAGAGCTTACACAGCTTTGCTCCACAACAACCTCCACAACAAATCTGCAGATTCACACGGCTGTTTCTTCGCGATTCAGTGGTGCTGTGGCTGTCCTGGTGGTTTTACTCGCGAatggacgaggctgaagttggctccCCATTCGATGTTTTCCGTTCTCCCTTAAATGTATATCGTTAGCGTGTAGAttctgcgccatttaaggtggaacggaaaaattcgaacaattggccaacttcagcttcgtcctGCCGCCAGCTTTCATTCAGCGAACGTTTCGTCAACGATCACACGGACACACGGGTTTGGGGACTGGCGGTTTCCTAACGTTACTTGCTCtcttttcactttgttttcGGTGTAGTACAGCCGTGGCTTTTTGTTCACCCGCCTGAAAGAGGTACAACACGGCTGTGTACTTGTGCGGTTGCCATCTATGCTCCGGTCGTCGTGTTTACACTTGGAGAACCACTTGACTACAATCTGTAAACGTTTTAAAAGGGAAACTCCACGTAAAGGATGTTTATTCCATTGTCACTAGGCTTACTCTTGTTTACCCCGACTCGGCGCGTTGACCCTTCCCTAAATGGAGACTTTAAGTGTTGTTATTGTGCGGaaacttcacaccaaaccgcagAGATGAAGATAAACCGCTTCTTACACCCGTCAACCTGTATTTCCAATGTTTTAAGCGAAAGTGCGTCAGCTCGCTCGACACTGTTGGGCAGAAATGGGCATGAAACGTACGCTAAAGACTTTATTTGCATAGTCGACAGGCTCCTCCTCCGccgctctctgattggctggtagtCCCGAATGCGGGCGGGTAGCCTTTGCGTCAAAGAGCAGCGGTTGGCTTGCGAGTTATCCGTCCCTAGTGGCCACGCCCACTCCGGACGCATTAGGGTGCGTTCGTGGACTCTGATTGGTGGCCTCACGCTAAAGTAGGCGCGTCTCTGCTTGGATTTCTCGGCTGTGATTGGCTGTGTTGATGCTGAGGAGGGCGGGGCTATTGTGTTTATGCTTAGTGCGTTAAAAGCCAAGTTGTTCGCTTGAAGTTCAATGTCAAGAGCGATGTGCTCAGACATGCTATTCTATACCAAAATAGTACTGAACTCTGATTATTCACATAAaatcatttgtaaaaaaaaaaaaataattaaaaaaaaacaaaaaaactctcTTTTACAGAGATCCTCAAAGAGTTGGACGAAGCTTACCAGAAGCACAGCCAGGAGGAGGACCCGATCCAGCGGAGGCGCCTGCTTCACTGCATCCAGCGAGCCTTGATCCGAAGCCAGGAGCTGGGCGATGAGAAGATCCAGCTGGCCAGCCAGATGGTGGAGCTGGTGGAAAACCGTAGCCGGCAAGTGGACAGTTTTGCCGAGCTTCTGGAAGCTCACAGTGAGCCCCATGACAATGCAGCAGCTGCTTCCATGACCACCATTGTGCCTGGAAAGAGGCGAGAAGAGGAGAAACGGAGAGAGGAGGCCCTGGGATTGGTCGATAGACTTGCAGGGGGCAACAAGCGCTCCAGGCGGCAGAAGGCCAACAGCAATGAGAACCGGGAGAACGCTTCCGCAAGTCACCATGACGAAGTGGTCGGCATCACAGGTAGGGAGAAGAGAGCCAAGACatcaaagaagaagaagaggtccAAAGCcaagcaggagagagaggcaTCGCCGGCTGACCTGCCCATTGACCCCAATGAGCCCACCTACTGCCTCTGTGAGCAGGTATCATATGGGGAGATGATAGGTTGCGACAATGACGAATGTCCGATTGAGTGGTTCCACTTCTCCTGTGTTGGGCTTAATCACAAGCCCAAAGGGAAGTGGTATTGCCCCAAATGCAggggagacacagagaaaaccaTGGACAAAGCCTTGGAAAAGTCTAAAAAGGAGAGGGGCTACAACAGGTAGCTCAATACCTGTTGAACTGCACAGCCATGttaatatttctatttatttgatatgtatatacatacacatttgtTCAGTGCTAGAAGTATTTACTTCATTGTTTTAAGTCAGTTTGTCACTTCAGTATGAAGCTTTATGTGAGTTTTATCACTTAGCAGAGTAGCACTAAAGGGCTTCAGTTCAGCCTTTTGAGTTGAAGGATACGATATGTGCCAGTGACGCTCTCAATtaagtatttcattttaatctgGATGTCTGTTTTGTGAGTTTGTCTACCTATTGTTACATGAGCAGTACAGTTGACAGGAGTATTGTTTTGTGAAGGCACTTGCAGCATGTGGTTATCGTGTTCAGTGTTTGAGTGGAGATGTTCTCATTGCTAATAAAACGAGTATAGAACCCGTTCTTCTTGTAGTGCTTCAGTCAGGCTGCTCACCGTAAGgcttctttttaaaagtgtaaaaatacTATACCAACATGTTAGGTAAAAAGGCCTGCTCGCTACTATTCAGAGGATAAAGAAAACTAGTGCTAAAAAGCTATTTCACTAGAAGAAATCTGGACCCCCAGAGAACACTAATCAAACTACACAACTACTGTACATGAACTTCAAAGTGTATTTTTTACAATATGATACATGAGAGGCAAGTTGACAAACACATCATGGAATATAAAATCACACTTCCAGGCATGTAACAGCACACAATACAGCATAATTTGTGGGGGTTGCTTGTAGGTCAGTTCCAAACCAGGCACAGACAAATGCAACAATGGCAGGCCAGTACCATGTCAGTCCTGAGGAGTTTAACTccacttctttaaaaaaaggccCTTGCATATGTTTCTACGGTAAAAGGCCAGCATCGTATTTGGTTACTTCTTGGACAGAAAGTGGCCAGGTGGTCAAGGCTGAATAGAACAGAGCAAGTACTCCAA containing:
- the LOC108434674 gene encoding inhibitor of growth protein 1, with amino-acid sequence MLNTASWDPLHVANYVTEYLDLVESLPFDLQRNVSLMREIDSKYQEILKELDEAYQKHSQEEDPIQRRRLLHCIQRALIRSQELGDEKIQLASQMVELVENRSRQVDSFAELLEAHSEPHDNAAAASMTTIVPGKRREEEKRREEALGLVDRLAGGNKRSRRQKANSNENRENASASHHDEVVGITGREKRAKTSKKKKRSKAKQEREASPADLPIDPNEPTYCLCEQVSYGEMIGCDNDECPIEWFHFSCVGLNHKPKGKWYCPKCRGDTEKTMDKALEKSKKERGYNR